AGAAGATTTTTCATGTCGAGGTAGTTTCTGTACAGTCTTTTGCTGATGCGCGAGAACTTGTCGAGGTCGGAAACTATTTCGAGGCCGGGGATGATTGCCCTTGTTACCGGGATTTCGAGATCCTTGCGGGTCAGGTCCACATAGTAGGGGGCGAAACCGTTGGTTGCGAGGGTCTGCTCGATGACCATTACATCGCCTTCCGCGCTTCCGGTGGTCAGGTCCGGCAGGTCTTCCAGTTTGCGTGCCGGGAGGTCTGCGGGAACTTCTGCGGTGGGCGGACCGGGGAAGGGGTAAGGGATTTCAGTCAGGGCCGAGAGCAGGGCGCGTTTGCCGGAAAGGGAACAGCCGCCGCCTTTATTGATGTCCCCGTGTTTACCCACGGCAAAGGCGGTGTAGCAGGGGATGCCCAGTTCGGAAGTCTTATCCTGAAACCAGACCTTGATGCCGCTTTGTTCAAGCGCGTTCAGGTGTTTCTGCACTTCTTCGTCATCAGTTTCAATGGTGAAGCATTTTTCCTTATCAAAAGGAATGGTCGCGTCAGAATCACGTTCCAGAACTTCAAGCAGGCCGCTCAACCGTGCCTCGGCTATGGTGTTGCCGGAGGCTAGCCCAGTGGAACTGAGTCCGCTGAAAAGGTTCGGTTCATCGAGGTTGCAGAAAAGGAAAACGTGCTGCACCGGAACCTGAGCCGGGGTGTGTTTCTCTCCGTCAAATTTTTCTGCGGGCATCCACCACAGCTGCTGCCCCTCGTAAGGGGTTTCAAGACCGAGATCGTCAGGATTGACGGCTGCTGCGTCTGCGGAGATTTCCTCGTATGATCCTTTGACCACGGGCAGGGAAGCGGTGCGGTTTGCCACGCCGGATTTGCCGATGCTGGCGTAGGAACTTACCCTTTCGGCCACTTCCATGGCGCAGGATACGCAAGCCTGTTCAAAGGTGAATCCACGTCCGTAGCTGGTTTGAATGGCGCGCAGGGAATTGCTCAGGGAACCGTTGTCGGTGCGGTTTTCAACCATCCAGTTGTGGAGCACGGCAAAGGGGCTTAAGCATCCTTTCTGGCGCATCTGAGGGCCCATGAAAACGCCTGCGGCCTCAAGTTTCTTGTTGGCGTTGGCGGTTACTTCCTCAATAGGGGCGCGTTCTTTGGCCGGGGGGAGTTTGGATTCGGATTCCAGTTTTTCGCGAATTGCGGATGCGGTGGTGAAATCTTTTGCGGGCAGGTCTTCTTTTGCGTAGAGCGGCTCGATTCCGGTCTCTTCAATTGCGGGCAGTTCCCTGTGCATTTCCATGTTGTCGGCAAAAAGTCCGGTCCACCGGTTGTGCAGGGGCTGGTCTTCCAGCAGGTGGGAGCGCAGGTGCAGGGTGGGGCTGAATTCTTTGAGCTCTTCGGCGTCAAAAGTAGCTTCAACTTCGGCGCGCAGGGAAGCAAGACGGGGGTGGGTGATGGCTGCTTCGTAAATGAGGGCGGCGAGGACTTTCTTTTTCGGGTCGTCCTTGATTTCTTTGATCAGCTTCTGGATTTTGCGGGTGCGGTGTTTGCCGAGCTGTTCCAGCATGTGGCGGTGCATGAATTCATCATGCGGATGTGCTTCCAGATGGGCCAGTACTTCAGAGAAGCTCAGGTTCGGACCGGGAAACGCGGCAAAGCATCCGGTTCCGGAAAGGGTGTCCATGAGTTTGAGTTCGTAGCGCATATTTTCCCCTGATTATTGTTTTCTGAAATGAGATTTTTCAGTAATTAAACTTTGAGTAGGTCACCGTGTTATCCTTATCTTTAACGGATGTCACGTTAACTTCCGACTGTGACGGTAGGATATTTTAATCATCAAGTGAAGAGAGAAAACATGCACCCGGAAAAATCCCATTCAAAAAAACTGATCCTGCACGGGGCAATTGTGCTGCTGGCGGTAGGCGCACTTTCCCTTGCCGTTGAGCACTGGGGAGAGGGCCACCTGTCCGCTCTGGCGGCATGGATTGAGGCCAGTGGTAATTTTGCGCCTGTTCTGTTCATGGCAATTAATGTTGTCGGCATGGTGCTGGTTATCCCCCAGACTTTGTTTACAGTGGTGGCTGGGGTGCTTTTCGGCGCATTGAAAGGAACGGCCATGTGTCTGATCAGCATGGCTGTAGGGGCCTCCCTGTCTTTTTTTCTGGGGCGGTTTGTATTGCGGGGACGGGTTTTCAAGAAATTTCGTAATGATCCCAATTTTATGAAAATGGAAATGCTCAGCCGCAAACATCCTGTCAAGGTGTTGGCCTTGAGCCGGATCGTGCCTGTGGTTCCCTATTCCGTTGCCAACTATCTCTGGGCGGCCACCGGGGTTCGTTTTCTGCCCTACCTTGTCATGAGTGTGCTTTGTCTTATTCCGGAAACTGTTTTTCTTACTGCCGGGGGGCACCTGCTTTCCGCCGGGGTGCGCGAGGGCACCATGAACTGGGAGATGCTGGCAGTGCTGGCAGCAGCGGCAGCAGTGATATTCTTTTTAGTCCGGGCGGTGCGGCGTAGTATTGAACAGGACGAAGAGCCCTCTTGATCAGTCCAGCACGGTGGCCAGTGATTTCTGTCCGTTTTGTCTTTGAATGATGTAGAGCGGTTTGGACGCGCTGCGGCCCAGAAAAGAGATTTTTCCGCAGACCCCTTCGAAATGTTTTGTTTCGGGCAGTACGTCACGAATTCCGGCGGATGATGTCCGCTTTGCACCTGCGGAGGCAAGGAGCATGACGGAATCAAAGCCCAGTGCCGCGTATCCTGTTTGCGGCGCGTGGCCGAAAAGTCCTTTATAGGATTCCACAAAAGAACGCACCAGCGGTGCTTCCCGCTCCATGCTGGCCTGTGATGCATAGTACACAGTTGCCGGGTAATCTTTCATGGACTGCTGCATGGATACAGAGTCAAAGGTCATTCCGCCGAGGACGGGGTAGGTCAGCTGGTCCTCTTTGAGCCGGGCCAGCAGTTTTGCAGCGATGCCGGCCGGGGCGAATACTATCACGCCCTCCACCTGCGGCTTTGCAGGCTCAGTGGCCCGTTTTTGGATATCGAGTCCGACTGCGCTGTCAACAAAGTCGCTGGCTTCCACAGGGTCGTTGACCACGGTGCTGTTGGTGTTTTTGGGCGGGATCAGGTCCTTCAATTTTTCACTGACAAAAGATAAATCCGGGTCCGGTTCGGTAATGCGCATTTCGGCCATGATGTTACCGCCGTTCTGCTTGAAGCGGCGTGCGAAGCTGTCCGCCTGCCGTGCGGTGCTGTCGGAAAGATCGGAGCGGACCAGCATGATGTTATTGACCAGCATGGTCCCGGTGGCGAATTCCGCCAGCAGTTGTCCGGTCCTGATGTCAGGCACGGCAAGGCTGAAAATGTTCATCCCGATGTGCGAAAGAGAATCGTCCTGTGCCCCGGTGCACAGGAAGGGCAGGTTTGCGGCCTGAAATGCGGGGGCGGCGGTTAAGGCCGTGTTCTCGGAAATGATTCCTGTAGCGGCTATGATTCCCTTTGATTTGACCAGCTTATCCACGCCTTTAAGGACTCCGGTGGTCTCGCCGCTGATGGATTCGACTTCAAGTCTGATTTTGCTGTGCTTGCCGGATTCATTGATCTTTTTTACCGCCAGCAAGGCACCGTTCAAGGCTTCCTGAGCTGTGGGGGCCTGACTGTCCTGCAGTTCGAAAATTGTTCCCAGCACCATTTCCCCGGCAAGTGCCGGAGAACTGAGGCAGCAGATAAATGCAAGCAGGATGGTGAAAATTCTCATGCTCCGGATCCTTTCCGTTCTTTGCGGTTTTTGATGATTTTAAAGGTTCGTTTCTTTTCCGCTTCTTTGGCTTTGGGCGGCTCATGTGCGGGGGCCTTCTTGTTTCCGGCTTCGTTCTTCATTTTTTCCACTGCTTCTTCATGTTTCTTTTCTTCGGCTGCGGCCTGGGCTGCGGCAAGTTTTTTTTCTGCTTCCCTGCGTTTGAGTTCTTTTTCGCGCAGCTTTCTTTTTTTCTTGAATTCTATAACCGCTTCGTTGAAGTCGGATTTCTTGTTGGTGAAGGCGACCTTTCCGGCATGGACTATTTCAGTCAGCTTTTTCACTTCCCAGAGTTCTATGGGCCGGGGGTGTTTGATATAAACCGGGATGATTTCATGGTGGTGCAGGTCTATGGAAAGAGGTAGCTGGCTGGTCAGGATGGAGCGTTTGAAGATTCGTGAGGTGTTGAAATAGCTGGATACAAAGCTGTCCGGTTCCGGGTTGCAGGCATCGTCAAAATAAATGGCGATGATGATATCGATCTGCCGTTTCACACATTCCATGATCGGCACCGGGGAGGAAAAAGCCCCGTCGATGAGCCGCCTGCCGTCCACATTCCCGGGAGGCATGAGCGGATAGATGGCACTGCTGGCGTAAATGGCCTGGGCAAGGTTGCCTTCTTCCAGAATAACGGGCTTTCCGGTCTCAAGGTCGGTGGTGGTGATCAGGGTTTTGGGGGAGAGTTCGGAAATATCGGTTTTTTTGAACAGGGTTTCGTAGGTCCGGCGCAAACAGTCGGTTTTCAGAATGCCGGATTCGGCAGTGAATTTGCCCATGCCGTTGCTGGCGATTTCCAGCACGGAGTTGTAGTCCACATCTGTGTAAAAGCGCGGGTCCACGGTTTTGGAAAAGACTTCCTGAATCTGTTTCAGGTCGTAGCCCGCACCCATGAATCCGGCCAGCAGGGCACCTCCGCTGACACCGATGACGAGGTCTATGTTTATATTTTCGGATTGCAGGTACTCGATAAAAGGCAGGGCGGCAAAGGATTTTATCCCTTCCGAGCCGATGATCAGGGCTACGGACGGGCGTTCGGGGGCTTTGGCAACTTTTTGCTGCTCTTCAGATTCCCCTTGTGCCTGTTCGTCCGGCCGGTCTGCGGTCTGTTCCTGCTGCGGTGATTCGGGCTTGCTGTTTTCTTCCATTCTCTCTCCATGCTTTGCCTGAAAAGATACATGGGCCGCAGAAAAAAAACAACAAGGATTGCGGCTTTAAACGCTGTTATTTACCGGAGATGGACTCAAGAAATGATTTAAATGCCGGGAACATTTTATCGACCATGACCGCCACACCTTCACTGCTGGGGTGAACTCCGTCCGGCTGGTAGTATTCCGGTTCTTCACCGATGCCTTCGGTCAGGGACGGATAGAGGGGGATGGAGAATTTATCGGCAATGTCGGTGAAGAT
This portion of the Desulfovibrio sp. JC010 genome encodes:
- a CDS encoding patatin-like phospholipase family protein, with the translated sequence MEENSKPESPQQEQTADRPDEQAQGESEEQQKVAKAPERPSVALIIGSEGIKSFAALPFIEYLQSENINIDLVIGVSGGALLAGFMGAGYDLKQIQEVFSKTVDPRFYTDVDYNSVLEIASNGMGKFTAESGILKTDCLRRTYETLFKKTDISELSPKTLITTTDLETGKPVILEEGNLAQAIYASSAIYPLMPPGNVDGRRLIDGAFSSPVPIMECVKRQIDIIIAIYFDDACNPEPDSFVSSYFNTSRIFKRSILTSQLPLSIDLHHHEIIPVYIKHPRPIELWEVKKLTEIVHAGKVAFTNKKSDFNEAVIEFKKKRKLREKELKRREAEKKLAAAQAAAEEKKHEEAVEKMKNEAGNKKAPAHEPPKAKEAEKKRTFKIIKNRKERKGSGA
- a CDS encoding ABC transporter substrate-binding protein, whose translation is MRIFTILLAFICCLSSPALAGEMVLGTIFELQDSQAPTAQEALNGALLAVKKINESGKHSKIRLEVESISGETTGVLKGVDKLVKSKGIIAATGIISENTALTAAPAFQAANLPFLCTGAQDDSLSHIGMNIFSLAVPDIRTGQLLAEFATGTMLVNNIMLVRSDLSDSTARQADSFARRFKQNGGNIMAEMRITEPDPDLSFVSEKLKDLIPPKNTNSTVVNDPVEASDFVDSAVGLDIQKRATEPAKPQVEGVIVFAPAGIAAKLLARLKEDQLTYPVLGGMTFDSVSMQQSMKDYPATVYYASQASMEREAPLVRSFVESYKGLFGHAPQTGYAALGFDSVMLLASAGAKRTSSAGIRDVLPETKHFEGVCGKISFLGRSASKPLYIIQRQNGQKSLATVLD
- a CDS encoding YcaO-like family protein; translation: MRYELKLMDTLSGTGCFAAFPGPNLSFSEVLAHLEAHPHDEFMHRHMLEQLGKHRTRKIQKLIKEIKDDPKKKVLAALIYEAAITHPRLASLRAEVEATFDAEELKEFSPTLHLRSHLLEDQPLHNRWTGLFADNMEMHRELPAIEETGIEPLYAKEDLPAKDFTTASAIREKLESESKLPPAKERAPIEEVTANANKKLEAAGVFMGPQMRQKGCLSPFAVLHNWMVENRTDNGSLSNSLRAIQTSYGRGFTFEQACVSCAMEVAERVSSYASIGKSGVANRTASLPVVKGSYEEISADAAAVNPDDLGLETPYEGQQLWWMPAEKFDGEKHTPAQVPVQHVFLFCNLDEPNLFSGLSSTGLASGNTIAEARLSGLLEVLERDSDATIPFDKEKCFTIETDDEEVQKHLNALEQSGIKVWFQDKTSELGIPCYTAFAVGKHGDINKGGGCSLSGKRALLSALTEIPYPFPGPPTAEVPADLPARKLEDLPDLTTGSAEGDVMVIEQTLATNGFAPYYVDLTRKDLEIPVTRAIIPGLEIVSDLDKFSRISKRLYRNYLDMKNLL
- a CDS encoding TVP38/TMEM64 family protein gives rise to the protein MHPEKSHSKKLILHGAIVLLAVGALSLAVEHWGEGHLSALAAWIEASGNFAPVLFMAINVVGMVLVIPQTLFTVVAGVLFGALKGTAMCLISMAVGASLSFFLGRFVLRGRVFKKFRNDPNFMKMEMLSRKHPVKVLALSRIVPVVPYSVANYLWAATGVRFLPYLVMSVLCLIPETVFLTAGGHLLSAGVREGTMNWEMLAVLAAAAAVIFFLVRAVRRSIEQDEEPS